Proteins encoded within one genomic window of Phototrophicus methaneseepsis:
- the fusA gene encoding elongation factor G, whose translation MKEYASDAIRNIALVGHQGSGKSSLVEALLFNSGAINRLGKIEEQNTVSDWEEEEKERGLSLSTSLIPIEWNEHKINVLDAPGFTDFQGEMKNAIRVADSVVVVVDAVQGVEVGTELVWEYARVFQQPIIVVINKVDRENASFQRTLEDLRTSFEEYKFIPITVPIGEQADFKGVANVLTKKAYYGIGEKREDLPADMAEEVDEAHVALVEAAAEADDAYIEKYFEQGELTFEEVRDGMRKASRSHELKTVPVFVTSGTANIGTIPLMEALLVYASAPTVRRVGITPRGGGELDYLMPPQSDEKPLAAYVFKTTTDKYVGTLNYFRIFSGTISADSRNINATKQEEERFNSLFVLRGKEQIPVTRLHAGDIGVVAKLTHTTTGDTFADKKTDFEIMKPDFPAPLYSVALTPRTQQDSAKLGTTLNSLCEADPTLRWRQDPDTKEIVLEGMGSIHIDVTINRAAALGVGIDMHMPRVPYRETVSKERESTYRHKKQSGGAGQFGEVSLRVLPNDEEAFAYETKIFGGAISQQFLPSIEKGIRQVLETGVIAGFPVVHVKVEVFDGKEHPVDSKDIAFQIAGREAFKDAFMNAGPTLLEPIMNVRVTVPESMMGDIMGDLNQRRGRVQGMDSVGNKSIITAQVPLAEMMRYGNDLRSMTGGRGLYTMEFSNYERVPAHMLDDIVAQHREQVEA comes from the coding sequence ATGAAGGAATATGCTAGCGACGCAATCAGGAATATCGCCCTGGTCGGGCACCAGGGTAGCGGGAAATCTTCACTGGTTGAGGCATTATTATTTAATTCAGGCGCGATCAACCGCCTAGGTAAGATTGAAGAGCAGAATACGGTTAGTGATTGGGAAGAAGAAGAAAAAGAACGCGGTTTATCCCTCTCTACGTCGCTTATCCCCATTGAATGGAACGAACACAAGATTAATGTCTTGGATGCCCCGGGTTTTACGGACTTCCAGGGTGAGATGAAAAACGCTATCCGCGTTGCGGATTCCGTTGTTGTTGTGGTTGATGCCGTCCAGGGCGTTGAGGTTGGTACAGAGCTTGTCTGGGAATATGCTCGTGTTTTCCAGCAGCCCATTATCGTGGTGATCAATAAGGTTGACCGCGAGAATGCCAGCTTCCAACGGACTTTAGAGGATTTGAGAACCAGTTTTGAAGAGTATAAATTCATTCCGATTACAGTGCCGATCGGTGAGCAGGCTGATTTTAAAGGCGTTGCCAATGTGCTCACCAAGAAGGCCTATTATGGTATCGGCGAGAAGCGCGAAGACCTGCCCGCAGATATGGCTGAAGAAGTTGATGAAGCACATGTCGCGCTGGTCGAGGCCGCAGCAGAAGCCGACGATGCCTATATCGAAAAGTATTTTGAACAGGGCGAACTGACTTTTGAAGAGGTGCGTGATGGGATGCGGAAAGCTTCTCGCTCGCACGAGTTGAAGACGGTGCCCGTCTTCGTGACATCAGGGACAGCGAACATCGGGACCATCCCGCTGATGGAAGCTTTGCTCGTCTATGCTTCTGCCCCGACTGTGCGGCGTGTTGGCATTACCCCACGTGGTGGTGGCGAGCTTGATTACCTGATGCCGCCACAATCTGATGAGAAGCCCCTTGCGGCCTATGTCTTTAAGACCACGACCGATAAATATGTCGGTACCCTGAATTACTTCCGCATTTTCTCCGGTACGATCAGCGCCGACAGCCGCAACATCAACGCGACCAAGCAGGAAGAAGAGCGCTTTAACAGCCTGTTTGTGCTGCGCGGCAAGGAGCAAATCCCGGTGACGCGACTGCACGCTGGTGATATCGGTGTTGTAGCCAAGCTGACGCACACCACCACCGGCGATACCTTTGCAGATAAGAAGACCGATTTCGAAATTATGAAGCCGGACTTCCCCGCGCCTCTGTATAGTGTGGCGCTGACACCACGCACACAACAAGATAGCGCCAAATTGGGGACAACCCTCAATAGCTTATGCGAAGCAGACCCGACCTTGCGCTGGCGGCAGGACCCCGATACAAAAGAAATCGTCCTGGAAGGCATGGGCAGCATTCACATTGATGTGACCATCAACCGGGCGGCTGCATTGGGCGTGGGCATTGATATGCACATGCCGCGTGTGCCTTATCGTGAGACGGTCAGTAAAGAGCGTGAGTCCACTTATCGTCATAAGAAGCAATCAGGTGGGGCGGGCCAGTTTGGTGAGGTCAGCCTGCGTGTGTTGCCCAATGATGAAGAAGCCTTTGCCTATGAAACTAAAATCTTCGGCGGGGCGATCTCTCAGCAGTTCTTGCCGTCGATTGAAAAAGGTATCCGGCAGGTGCTGGAAACAGGCGTGATTGCTGGCTTCCCGGTTGTCCATGTGAAGGTTGAAGTCTTCGATGGCAAGGAACACCCGGTCGATTCTAAGGACATCGCCTTCCAGATCGCTGGACGCGAAGCCTTCAAAGATGCATTTATGAATGCTGGCCCGACACTCCTTGAGCCGATTATGAACGTCCGTGTGACCGTGCCTGAATCCATGATGGGTGATATCATGGGCGACCTGAACCAGCGTCGTGGGCGCGTGCAGGGTATGGATAGTGTGGGCAATAAGAGTATTATCACGGCGCAGGTCCCCTTAGCGGAAATGATGCGCTATGGTAACGATCTCCGTTCTATGACGGGCGGTCGCGGCCTCTATACGATGGAATTTTCCAATTACGAACGTGTGCCGGCCCATATGTTGGATGATATCGTTGCTCAGCATCGTGAGCAAGTAGAAGCATAA
- the gcvT gene encoding glycine cleavage system aminomethyltransferase GcvT, protein MTYDDFLFRGDLEELDPDVAELIRHETARQARTLIMVPSESTIPEAVREAVGSAFNNIYAEGYPTEKTRRMTEAEILDYDRQINDFRRNSDDRYYKGTEYANLVEALARRRCAEAFATEKSGANDLYVNVQPLSGAPANSAVYTALLQPGDTILSMNLMFGGHLSHGAPVNRTGKFFNIISYSINPETEALDYDEMMRLAIEHKPKIVIGGYSSYPLAPDWQKYREIADAAGAYLLADVAHFAGLIIAGAYPSPIDYADIVTFTTHKTLNGPRGAVIITRSKDLAAKLDRGVFPGEQGGPHLNNIAGLAVALRFTRTEQFKQLQLQTVTNAKRLAEKLKARGLRIPYGGTDSHMMVVDCGSITGPDGTALSGDMGARILDLIGIVANRQTIPGDTSALRPSGVRLGTPWITQRGFTETHIDRLGDIIADVLTACVPYRLPKSKGSEARARIPFDVFQQAKLAVRDLVDSIGIDTHVAADSYPHVSYVDDAYSSKGQIFAIVGSQAGSLLDMALTSDVAALQDGDTQPTHILEPDGSVMASGILERGSENDYHLFVAQNAGRVVEWLRSLSDNFVIFDENDLYINAPGPVTVHYIGETEKNLSFAPEKGYAAKTYHIGLNGPNYAGPQGSELPAFTFEEPKFDTLLTTPLHDAHLKLGAKMGEFAGYDMPLWYDKVMNEHLAVRNSAGIFDVTHMGVFDAKGPGAEAFLNAVTTNSVNLLKPGRSHYTFLLGTDGIPHDDLMIYKLGEEHFLLVVNASNNDKNWAWLNAIKDGTVCIDPASPARKVVTEPFELRDLRAASSGAAQRLDIAIQGPASREILMQLGGSDSDLAALKALPWAGIMQATLGDFDLLISRTGYTGERIAYEVFPHPDQAEALFVKLIDLGAVPCGLAARDSLRIEAGLPLYGHELAGPHNMTPSEAGMGSYVKLQKPWFVGKSGFLAREAARDTQIVRFRMENKGARPAHQGDPIVDEKGRVVGIVTSCSIDSEGYQLGQALMQSGNRKRGTVLAVFAGSERAKYKPLNNMSFGQRALMPEPVTILRRFPK, encoded by the coding sequence ATGACCTACGATGACTTTCTTTTCAGGGGTGACCTGGAAGAACTAGACCCCGACGTTGCAGAGTTGATCCGCCATGAGACGGCCCGTCAGGCACGTACACTGATCATGGTACCGTCAGAGAGCACGATCCCGGAGGCCGTGCGCGAAGCTGTTGGCTCCGCCTTCAACAATATCTATGCAGAAGGCTACCCAACAGAAAAAACACGCCGCATGACAGAAGCGGAAATCCTGGATTACGATAGGCAGATAAACGACTTCCGCCGTAATAGTGATGACCGCTATTATAAAGGAACGGAATACGCCAATCTGGTCGAGGCATTGGCCCGCCGCCGCTGTGCGGAAGCCTTCGCCACAGAAAAAAGCGGTGCCAACGATCTCTATGTCAATGTGCAGCCCCTTTCTGGCGCGCCAGCCAACAGTGCCGTCTACACCGCGCTCTTGCAGCCTGGGGATACCATCTTAAGCATGAACCTGATGTTCGGTGGACATCTCAGCCATGGTGCACCTGTCAACCGCACGGGTAAGTTCTTCAACATCATTAGCTACAGCATCAACCCTGAAACAGAAGCGCTCGATTATGACGAGATGATGCGCCTCGCTATCGAGCATAAACCCAAGATCGTCATCGGCGGTTATAGCAGCTACCCCCTGGCGCCAGACTGGCAAAAATACCGCGAGATTGCCGATGCAGCAGGCGCTTATTTGCTGGCGGATGTGGCACACTTCGCCGGATTGATCATCGCAGGTGCATACCCCAGCCCCATTGATTACGCTGATATTGTGACGTTCACCACCCACAAGACGCTCAACGGCCCACGTGGTGCGGTTATCATCACCCGCAGCAAGGACCTCGCCGCTAAACTAGATCGCGGCGTGTTCCCCGGTGAGCAAGGTGGCCCTCATCTGAATAATATCGCTGGCCTGGCTGTGGCTCTGCGCTTTACGCGCACGGAGCAATTCAAACAGCTCCAACTCCAGACCGTCACCAATGCCAAGCGCTTGGCTGAAAAACTCAAAGCACGCGGGTTACGCATCCCCTATGGCGGCACGGATTCGCACATGATGGTCGTTGATTGCGGCAGCATCACAGGACCCGATGGCACAGCTCTCAGCGGTGACATGGGCGCCCGCATTCTGGATTTAATCGGTATCGTCGCCAATCGTCAGACTATCCCTGGTGATACAAGCGCCTTGCGCCCCAGCGGTGTTCGCCTGGGTACGCCCTGGATTACGCAGCGCGGCTTTACAGAAACCCATATTGACCGCCTGGGCGATATTATCGCCGATGTCCTGACGGCTTGCGTACCCTATCGCCTGCCCAAATCCAAAGGTAGTGAAGCCCGTGCGCGCATCCCCTTCGATGTCTTCCAGCAGGCGAAGCTCGCTGTGCGCGATCTGGTAGATAGCATTGGCATTGATACGCATGTCGCGGCTGATAGCTACCCTCATGTGTCTTACGTCGATGATGCATATAGCAGCAAAGGTCAGATATTCGCTATCGTTGGTTCGCAGGCCGGTAGCCTGCTCGATATGGCGCTGACCAGCGATGTCGCAGCTCTACAAGATGGGGATACACAGCCGACGCATATCCTGGAACCAGATGGCAGCGTCATGGCATCTGGCATCCTGGAGCGCGGCTCGGAGAATGATTATCACCTGTTTGTGGCACAGAACGCGGGTCGTGTCGTTGAGTGGCTGCGGTCCCTCTCCGATAACTTCGTTATTTTTGACGAAAACGATCTCTATATCAATGCCCCTGGCCCGGTGACCGTTCATTATATTGGCGAGACAGAGAAGAACCTCAGCTTTGCACCAGAAAAAGGCTATGCGGCCAAAACCTATCACATCGGCCTGAATGGACCCAATTACGCCGGGCCACAAGGCAGCGAATTACCTGCCTTCACCTTTGAGGAACCGAAGTTCGATACGCTACTGACCACACCCCTGCATGACGCGCACCTGAAACTAGGCGCAAAAATGGGTGAGTTCGCGGGTTATGATATGCCGCTGTGGTACGACAAGGTCATGAATGAACATCTGGCTGTGCGCAACAGCGCGGGTATCTTCGATGTCACACACATGGGTGTATTCGATGCCAAGGGCCCTGGTGCAGAAGCCTTCCTCAACGCCGTCACGACCAACAGCGTAAACCTGCTGAAGCCGGGGCGTTCACACTATACCTTCCTGCTAGGTACAGATGGCATCCCTCACGATGACCTGATGATCTATAAGTTAGGCGAAGAGCATTTCTTGCTGGTCGTGAATGCATCCAACAACGATAAAAACTGGGCCTGGTTGAATGCCATCAAGGATGGGACCGTCTGCATTGACCCGGCCTCACCCGCGCGCAAAGTCGTCACGGAGCCTTTTGAACTGCGTGATTTACGCGCAGCATCATCGGGTGCGGCTCAGCGCTTGGATATTGCTATTCAAGGGCCAGCCAGCCGCGAGATTTTGATGCAGCTTGGCGGCAGCGACAGCGACCTCGCCGCCCTAAAAGCCCTACCCTGGGCAGGCATCATGCAGGCAACCTTGGGTGACTTTGACCTGTTAATCTCGCGCACGGGGTATACCGGCGAACGCATCGCTTATGAAGTGTTCCCGCATCCAGACCAGGCAGAGGCCTTATTCGTCAAGCTCATTGACCTGGGCGCAGTGCCCTGCGGCCTTGCAGCACGCGACAGCCTCCGCATCGAAGCTGGGCTGCCGCTATATGGTCATGAACTGGCAGGCCCGCACAACATGACGCCTTCAGAAGCAGGCATGGGCAGCTACGTCAAACTGCAAAAGCCCTGGTTCGTGGGCAAGAGTGGCTTCCTGGCACGCGAGGCTGCCCGTGATACACAGATTGTGCGATTCAGGATGGAGAACAAGGGCGCACGGCCAGCCCATCAGGGTGATCCCATCGTGGACGAAAAAGGGCGTGTCGTCGGCATTGTAACCAGTTGCAGCATCGACAGTGAAGGCTACCAGCTTGGTCAAGCGCTGATGCAATCCGGCAACCGTAAACGCGGCACAGTTTTAGCTGTCTTCGCAGGCTCGGAACGCGCCAAATACAAGCCGCTCAACAATATGAGCTTTGGTCAACGTGCGCTTATGCCGGAGCCTGTCACGATCCTGCGCCGCTTCCCTAAATAA
- a CDS encoding NAD-binding protein: MSLEYERVVPQGANVFERTWRRVRAVTVSVRRLIGRLALPIGLIVASVLIYLFLLNPIEEHPKDPLQAVLFVLELMTLEAAEDLPQHPAIILFWLVMPILGLLVLGSVVEAILFSSGVNFNQEQRDLWEEAMASTFRNHIIIYDLNDLSRYVIEELSRRNYPMVVVTFELSPIVDNWLSRKGIPSIVRSPLNIRDALEKAAVRYARALLITTSDESPSDIDMNEVNTIIARHARELNPDLSIIARIKDPTYARLLERKHVHIVPSVSELAVWPFIGAVYDIAISQPIIVREDGLESEANFIVEMVVKPDSLLTSMQVYDLEEDAVDVMLHRPKGQASKLVIPPPGVGRMAAGDDLIIFAQQHILRHLISLNKVAGERLCHVIVAGMNSLGLYITSALLNIGVHVHTMDSVLNAEQVAEQLASMRRGRNGGVHLGHESGPKWLPKMLTDAAIDEAQALVICSSRDPENLHLAFLAQEMVGPDMRMVIRIGRDSYRELYKELDIDARLYRLSQVGAGPFFDVAVGAEVSPIEFAYDNRTYQLLTLKVTAGLLTLHPTWNTIISFQQATQTDVVLLHKLNEPTDVHPEHHRLIEPGDTIVVFGDVTTMRRIVEANR, encoded by the coding sequence ATGAGCCTGGAATATGAGCGCGTCGTACCTCAGGGTGCTAACGTGTTTGAGCGCACTTGGCGGCGTGTCAGAGCGGTGACGGTAAGTGTGCGGCGTCTGATTGGACGTCTGGCTTTACCGATTGGGCTCATTGTCGCTTCTGTGCTGATTTACCTCTTCTTGCTCAATCCAATAGAAGAGCATCCCAAAGATCCCTTACAGGCGGTCCTTTTTGTACTGGAACTGATGACGTTGGAAGCAGCAGAGGACTTGCCACAGCATCCCGCTATTATTCTCTTCTGGCTGGTGATGCCAATCCTGGGCTTGTTGGTGTTGGGAAGTGTTGTCGAAGCCATATTGTTTTCCAGCGGCGTGAACTTTAACCAGGAACAACGAGACCTGTGGGAAGAAGCGATGGCTTCGACCTTTCGCAACCACATCATCATCTATGATTTGAACGATCTCAGTCGATATGTGATCGAAGAACTATCGCGGCGCAATTATCCCATGGTGGTTGTCACGTTTGAACTGAGCCCGATTGTAGATAATTGGCTCAGCAGGAAAGGGATTCCCTCTATTGTGCGGTCGCCGCTGAATATCCGTGATGCGCTGGAAAAAGCGGCTGTTCGTTATGCGCGGGCGCTGCTCATCACAACGAGTGACGAATCGCCTTCTGATATTGATATGAACGAGGTCAATACAATTATTGCGCGCCATGCCCGCGAGCTAAACCCGGATTTGTCAATTATTGCGCGCATCAAAGATCCAACTTATGCGCGTTTGTTGGAGCGTAAGCATGTGCATATTGTGCCCAGCGTCTCCGAATTGGCTGTATGGCCTTTTATCGGTGCTGTCTATGACATTGCGATCAGTCAGCCGATTATCGTGCGGGAAGATGGGCTTGAAAGCGAGGCCAACTTCATTGTGGAAATGGTCGTTAAGCCGGATAGCTTGCTCACTTCGATGCAGGTTTATGATTTGGAAGAAGATGCTGTTGACGTCATGCTGCATCGCCCCAAGGGGCAAGCCAGTAAACTCGTCATTCCGCCGCCAGGGGTTGGTCGTATGGCGGCAGGGGATGATCTGATTATCTTTGCTCAGCAGCACATCCTGCGGCATCTCATCTCTTTAAATAAGGTCGCTGGTGAGCGCCTTTGTCACGTGATTGTAGCGGGTATGAATAGCCTCGGGCTGTATATTACATCGGCACTGCTCAATATCGGCGTTCATGTGCATACGATGGATAGCGTGCTCAATGCGGAGCAAGTCGCAGAGCAACTCGCCAGTATGCGACGTGGCAGGAATGGGGGCGTTCATCTGGGGCATGAATCTGGTCCGAAATGGTTGCCCAAGATGCTCACCGATGCCGCGATTGATGAGGCGCAGGCCCTGGTTATTTGTAGCAGTCGTGACCCTGAAAACTTACATCTGGCCTTTTTAGCGCAGGAAATGGTCGGCCCAGATATGCGCATGGTTATCCGTATCGGGCGCGATTCTTACCGCGAACTGTATAAAGAGCTGGATATTGATGCACGCTTGTATCGGCTGTCGCAGGTTGGCGCGGGGCCATTCTTTGATGTGGCTGTTGGAGCTGAAGTCAGCCCGATTGAATTTGCCTATGATAACCGCACATATCAACTGCTCACGCTGAAGGTAACAGCGGGTTTGTTGACGCTCCATCCCACGTGGAATACCATTATTAGCTTTCAGCAGGCGACGCAGACGGATGTTGTGCTGTTGCATAAGTTGAATGAGCCGACCGATGTCCATCCAGAGCATCATCGTCTGATTGAACCTGGGGATACGATTGTCGTCTTCGGCGATGTCACGACGATGCGGCGTATCGTTGAGGCCAATCGCTAA
- the gcvPB gene encoding aminomethyl-transferring glycine dehydrogenase subunit GcvPB, whose amino-acid sequence MTTATIVEKQPEDVLEPLIYDISVPGRLGVNLPELDVPEADLPDDLLRDDLKLPEVSELQVVRHFLKLSQLNYSIDKGFYPLGSCTMKYNPKLNEDMARLPGFAFQHPLADEAGSQGALALMYQLQNWLAEISGFDGVSLTPAAGAQGEFAGILMIRNYHLDRGDTERTKILVPNSAHGTNPATVTMAGYSVIELPSDDRGDVDLDALRKVCKEQGPQIAGMMITVPSTLGLFDAHILEVIEIVHAAGGLMYMDGANMNALMGQVKPGELGFDVMHYNLHKTFSTPHGGGGPGSGPVGVNEKLKPFLPGPIVDIVEESTEEDEAPLYGFVMPEKSIGRMKAFHGNFGMHVRAYAYIRVYGGEGLRDVSRHAVLNANYIRAHLMDTYKVPYPRYCGHEFVMEGHLEGADDIHALDISKRLMDYGYHPPTNYFPLIVPEALLIEPTETETKEVLDEFIDAMKKIAEEARTNPDLLHNAPHTAPVKRLDEVKAAKDLVLCCAPALPDGGAL is encoded by the coding sequence ATGACGACAGCGACTATCGTAGAAAAACAGCCCGAAGATGTGCTGGAACCGCTGATTTATGACATCAGTGTGCCAGGGCGCTTGGGTGTGAACCTGCCGGAACTGGATGTGCCAGAGGCGGACCTGCCGGATGATTTGCTGCGTGATGACCTCAAATTGCCAGAAGTGAGCGAATTACAGGTTGTCCGCCATTTCCTCAAGCTGAGCCAGTTGAACTATTCCATCGACAAGGGCTTCTATCCGTTGGGGTCCTGCACGATGAAATACAATCCGAAGCTCAACGAAGATATGGCTCGCCTGCCCGGTTTCGCCTTCCAGCACCCGCTGGCAGATGAAGCAGGTTCCCAGGGTGCGCTGGCGCTCATGTATCAACTACAGAATTGGCTGGCGGAAATCAGCGGCTTCGATGGTGTGAGCCTGACGCCTGCTGCTGGTGCACAGGGCGAGTTCGCAGGCATCTTGATGATCCGTAATTATCATCTTGATCGTGGGGATACAGAACGGACGAAGATTCTCGTCCCCAATAGCGCCCATGGTACCAATCCCGCGACAGTGACGATGGCTGGCTACAGCGTTATTGAGCTGCCGTCTGATGATCGTGGCGATGTAGACCTGGATGCGCTGCGTAAAGTCTGCAAAGAGCAGGGCCCCCAGATTGCAGGCATGATGATTACAGTTCCCAGTACGTTGGGCTTGTTTGATGCGCACATTCTGGAAGTGATCGAAATTGTGCACGCGGCGGGTGGCCTGATGTACATGGATGGCGCTAACATGAATGCGCTGATGGGGCAGGTCAAGCCCGGTGAATTGGGCTTTGACGTCATGCATTACAACCTGCATAAGACCTTTAGCACACCGCATGGCGGTGGTGGTCCTGGTAGTGGCCCTGTTGGCGTGAATGAGAAGCTCAAACCCTTCTTGCCTGGGCCAATTGTCGATATTGTCGAAGAATCCACCGAAGAAGACGAAGCCCCACTATATGGCTTTGTCATGCCTGAAAAGAGCATCGGGCGTATGAAGGCATTCCACGGCAACTTTGGCATGCACGTGCGCGCTTATGCATATATTCGCGTTTATGGTGGGGAGGGACTGCGTGATGTGTCTCGCCATGCCGTGTTAAATGCTAACTATATCCGTGCCCATCTGATGGATACCTACAAAGTACCGTATCCGCGCTACTGTGGTCATGAGTTCGTGATGGAAGGCCACTTAGAAGGTGCCGACGATATTCACGCACTGGATATTAGCAAGCGGCTCATGGATTATGGGTATCATCCGCCAACGAATTACTTCCCGCTGATCGTGCCGGAAGCGCTTTTAATCGAGCCAACCGAGACTGAGACGAAAGAAGTGCTGGATGAATTCATTGATGCAATGAAGAAGATCGCCGAAGAAGCACGGACGAACCCGGATTTGCTGCATAACGCGCCTCATACAGCCCCGGTTAAGCGGTTGGACGAGGTTAAGGCCGCTAAAGACCTTGTGCTATGCTGCGCGCCAGCGCTGCCAGATGGTGGCGCACTTTAA
- the gcvPA gene encoding aminomethyl-transferring glycine dehydrogenase subunit GcvPA — MGYIPHTEVERQQMLAAIGVTTIEDLFEAVPASHRFPKLDLPGPLSEMEVASEMQALAEANEHAGDFAMFRGAGAYHHFVPAAVNHILLRGEFYTAYTPYQPELSQGTLQATYEYQSMMCALTGMDAANASHYDGATSLAEAVTVAVQVGRSKRNKIILSHAIHPQYREVVRTYHQGRGLEIVGDEATASLEELSELIDSDTAMIAVSYPNFFGQIEDFAKIVEVAHEKGALVVFVANPLMLALFKSPGELGADIVVGEAQPLGVPLSYGGPYLGYFATRTAYVRKIAGRIIGETVDADGKKAYVMTLRPREQDIRREKASSNICTNQGLMALAASVYLALMGRNGLRKVAQLSYHKAHYAADQIDKIDGYKVWRSKPFFNEFVVKCLKPVSEINNALIAEGIIGGYDLGQDYPHLKDHMLLCVTEMNAKAEIDALVDILKGLA; from the coding sequence ATGGGCTATATCCCACATACGGAGGTTGAGCGCCAGCAGATGTTGGCCGCGATTGGTGTGACCACCATCGAGGACCTCTTTGAAGCCGTTCCGGCGTCTCATCGCTTCCCTAAGCTGGACCTGCCGGGCCCTCTGAGCGAGATGGAAGTCGCCAGTGAAATGCAGGCCCTGGCAGAAGCCAATGAACATGCCGGGGATTTTGCTATGTTCCGGGGTGCGGGCGCGTACCATCATTTTGTACCGGCAGCCGTGAACCATATCTTGCTGCGTGGCGAGTTTTATACGGCTTACACGCCTTACCAGCCGGAACTCTCCCAGGGTACGCTGCAAGCGACCTATGAATACCAGAGCATGATGTGCGCGCTGACCGGTATGGATGCGGCCAACGCCAGCCATTACGATGGCGCAACCAGCCTTGCAGAAGCTGTCACGGTCGCCGTACAGGTTGGCCGGAGCAAACGTAATAAGATCATCCTCAGCCATGCGATTCATCCGCAGTACCGCGAAGTCGTGCGCACCTATCACCAGGGTCGTGGTCTTGAGATTGTTGGTGACGAAGCAACGGCTAGCCTGGAAGAATTGAGCGAGTTGATCGACAGCGACACCGCTATGATTGCTGTGTCTTATCCGAACTTCTTCGGCCAGATTGAAGATTTTGCCAAGATCGTGGAAGTCGCACATGAAAAAGGCGCGCTGGTCGTCTTTGTCGCCAATCCATTGATGTTGGCGCTGTTTAAATCACCGGGTGAACTGGGCGCTGATATTGTCGTGGGAGAAGCTCAGCCTTTAGGCGTGCCGCTTAGTTATGGCGGTCCGTACCTGGGCTACTTCGCCACTCGGACGGCCTATGTTCGCAAGATCGCCGGACGTATCATCGGAGAAACTGTTGATGCGGATGGTAAAAAAGCCTATGTGATGACATTGCGCCCTCGCGAGCAGGACATCCGCCGCGAGAAGGCCAGCAGCAATATCTGCACCAACCAGGGCCTTATGGCGCTGGCAGCGTCGGTCTATCTGGCGCTGATGGGACGCAACGGGCTGCGTAAGGTCGCACAGTTGAGTTATCACAAGGCCCACTACGCCGCTGACCAGATTGATAAAATCGACGGCTACAAAGTGTGGCGCAGCAAGCCCTTCTTCAATGAATTTGTGGTGAAGTGCCTCAAACCTGTGAGCGAAATCAACAATGCTCTGATTGCGGAAGGCATCATCGGTGGTTATGATCTAGGGCAGGATTACCCGCACCTGAAAGACCATATGCTGCTGTGCGTCACGGAGATGAACGCCAAAGCGGAAATTGATGCGTTGGTTGATATTTTGAAAGGGCTGGCCTGA
- the gcvH gene encoding glycine cleavage system protein GcvH, with amino-acid sequence MMAELKYPEDLKYAESDEWVRIQGDVATVGLSDYAQDALNDIVYLELKEVGTAIAAGESFGEVESVKAASDVILPIGGEIIEVNTALEDEPEIINSDPYGEGWLVKVRVTDDSPLADLMDAGAYKAYNETR; translated from the coding sequence ATGATGGCTGAACTTAAGTACCCTGAAGATCTGAAATACGCTGAATCCGACGAGTGGGTGCGTATACAGGGTGATGTCGCAACGGTTGGCTTGAGCGATTATGCTCAGGACGCCCTCAACGATATTGTCTACCTGGAACTAAAGGAAGTGGGTACAGCTATTGCGGCTGGTGAATCCTTTGGTGAGGTGGAATCGGTCAAGGCTGCGTCGGATGTGATCCTGCCGATTGGTGGCGAAATTATCGAGGTGAACACGGCGCTTGAAGACGAACCGGAAATCATCAACTCCGACCCTTACGGCGAAGGCTGGCTTGTGAAGGTGCGCGTCACCGATGACAGCCCCCTCGCTGATTTGATGGATGCTGGGGCTTACAAGGCTTACAACGAGACCCGTTAA